In a genomic window of Bicyclus anynana chromosome 5, ilBicAnyn1.1, whole genome shotgun sequence:
- the LOC112048592 gene encoding dynein light chain Tctex-type 5-like, translating into MSEIEPRKSKVSMMHLKSQSTKSQIGFGNKSMSRLRVRRQSYGFAGVPGIRPVERSSQVAIEFKRPILSYLPTYQLDPTYKFHVPTVQKLTAELLDELWTGHKYNVQDSPALALRIAGELMRKVKAVQFNRYRIICVVTIGQRRAQSYNNAVSFLWDHERDNLVDVQREVTTAFIQVTTFGVYLD; encoded by the exons ATGTCTGAAATTGAACCAAGAAAGAGTAAAGTTTCAATGATGCACCTCAAAAGCCAGTCCACCAAGTCACAGATAGGCTTCGGGAACAAATCCATGAGTAGGCTGAGAGTCCGAAGACAGTCGTATGGTTTTGCAGGAGTGCCCGGCATACGGCCTGTGGAGAGATCATctcag GTTGCTATCGAGTTCAAACGGCCTATTTTGAGTTATTTACCAACTTACCAGCTCGATCCAACTTATAAGTTCCATGTTCCAACGGTACAGAAGTTGACTGCTGAACTGCTTGATGAGCTGTGGACTGGCCACAAGTATAATGTGCAG GATTCCCCGGCTCTAGCGCTCCGCATAGCCGGCGAGTTGATGCGAAAAGTGAAAGCAGTGCAGTTCAACCGATACCGCATCATATGTGTCGTCACTATAGGACAGAGGAGAGCTCAGAGCTACAACAATGCCGTGTCCTTTTTATGGGACCATGAGAGGGATAACTTAGTTGATGTCCAAAGAGAAGTCACCACTGCTTTTATTCAGGTTACAACTTTTGGTGTGTACTTGGACTAA